From Hymenobacter sediminicola:
GGCGGTTGCGGAGCAGTACCGCACCGCCCGTGCCGGCCCCGTAGACGCTGGCGGCGGGACCTTTCACGACTTCGAGGGCGCCAAGCTGGGCGGGGTCGAGGAGGTTGAGGGGGGTGCTGCCGCTGGCTTCTGTGAACGGAATGCCTTCGTAGTAGACTTTGACGTTGCGCACGCCGAAGGGCGAGCGGAGCGTGCTGCCACGCACGCTGAGGCGGTAGCTGGCGGTGGCACGCTCTTCGAGGCGCACGCCGGGCAGGGTGTTGACGGCCTGGGTGAGGGCATTTTGGGGAAACCGCTCGAAGGTAGCGGCGTCTACCACGCCCACGGCGGCGGCGGTGCGGCGCAACGGCAGCTGCTGCCCGTAGCCGGTGACGGTGGCTTCGGGCAGGGCCACGGTGCGGGTGGTATCGGGGGAGGTTTGGGCAAAGAGGGAAGCGGGCAGCAGCAGGAGCGGCGCGGCGTAGCGGAGGGGCATTGGGGAATGATAAGTGTCAATGTGGCTAACCTGAAAACCGGCATCAGGGTTGGGGTGATGAGGTAACAGGTGTCAGGCTGCGGGGGATGACTGTCAGCTTGCGGGAGATAAGTGGCAGGTTGCGGGGAATGACTGTCAGGCTGCGGGGGGATGTCTGGCAAGGTGCGGGGGATGAGTGGCGGGTTGCGGGAGACAGGTGGCAAGGTGCGGGAGAACCTGAGAAGCTTCCGGATGCAGCGCTGGAGTTTCCTGGAGTTCTTTGGGGGCGGTTTGTGGGGTGTGCAGGTAGTAATAAGGTCCTTCGCAAGCTCAGGATGACAGGCGACAAACAGCAGGCGACCAACAGCAGGGCTTGCGGCTTCTTTGCTATCTTTCAACGCTATACTTCCTGCCCTATGCTGCTACCGCTGCACCTACCCCGCCGCCACCGCCGGCCACTACTGTTCCCGCCGGGTTTGCTGGCGCTGGCGTGGCTGCTGTGGCTGGGCTGCGTGGCGCTGCCGCAGATGCGGGGCATGGGGCGAGAAAGAGTTATGCAACTGACCTTGGCTCCCCTTCAAATACCCTATTATGGTGTGTTAGGGACCAACCTCATTGGGAAAGAGCCTTACTTTTCGTCGCTCGAATTGGCGGCTTTTCGCCCCTGGCAAGAGGTACGCTTCACAGGTAATCTGTGGAACGACTATTTCAGCTTTCAACAAGCTCAGACGACTGTTCAACAATTGCGGGCCAACCCGGACCATGACCGGGGTTTACGCATACAGTTTGAGCCACAGGCAACCTACAGTTCCTTGGTGAAGCTGTTTGATCTGTTTGAGGTGGAAAATGTCAAACGGTATTGGCTGGATATCCGGCATTCGCCAACCACGCTATATACTTTTACCACCAAGCCTTCGGGAGTTAGCTATGAGGATGTTCCGGCTTTTACTTGTGGTGTATCAGCTGAGCAAAGTCATTCTGTTCCTACCCCAACTGTCTGGGAGCGACTGGCTAAGTCTTTGGCTCTCTTACATGAGCCCGACTGGCGCAACTCCACGCTGCTGTTGCTGCTCATGGCGCTGCTGTCCGTAGTGCGGCTGCGGTGGCGGGCGGGATGAACGCCGGGACGCAACCCCAGCCCGTGAATGGGAGTTGAACGGAACCGATACTTCGTTCGACTTCTATGACCAAAGCCCCACTCCTGCTTGCTACGGCCCTGTTTGCTGGCCTCAATACCGTTACTGCACAGAACGTACCGCCTGAGGCAACGCCGTTTCAGATGCAGGGCAACATCTATCTACCCAGGAAGCTACCGGCCACGCCCGAGCGGGTGGCCAGCCTGAAAGCGCCGGCCGGCTTCACGGTGAGTGCCTACGCCGAGGGGCTGGACATGCCGCGCATGCTGGCGCTGGCACCCAACGGCGACCTGTACGTATCGAACCGCGTGAAAGGCACCGTGACCTTGCTGCGCGACGCCAACAAGGACGGCAAGGTGGAGCTGACGAAGCAGGTGGCGCAGAAGCCGCATCTGCACGGCCTGGCGCTGAAGGATGGTAAGCTGTATATGGCGGCGGTGCGGGAGCTGTACGTGGCCGACGTGAAAGCCGATGGTACGCTGGGCGAGCTGAAAACGCTGTACAAGGACCTGCCCGACGCGGGCCAGCACGCCAACCGCACGCTGCAGTTCGGGCCCGATGGCAAGCTCTACCTCTCAGTGGGCAGTACCTGCAATGCCTGCGACGAGGACAACCCCGAAAACGCCACGCTGCTCCAGGTAAACACCGACGGCTCGGGCCGCACGGTGTATGCCACGGGCCTGCGCAACACCATCGGCTTCGACTGGCACCCCACCACCAAGGCGCTGTTTGGCATGGACCACGGCATCGACTGGCTCGGGGATGAGGACCAGCAGGAAGAGCTGAACCAGCTGAAACCGGGCGGCAACTACGGCTGGCCGTCCATCATTGCCAACGGCAAGCCTTACCCGGCCAACAAGCCCAAAAGCGGCGAAACCTACGCCCAGTTTGATGCCAAAGCCGTGCGGCCGTTGCTGCTGTACAAGGCGCATTCGGCGCCGCTGGGGCTGGTGTTCAACCGCAGCCAGCAACTGCCGGCCGAGTACCAGAACACGGCCTTCGTGACGATGCACGGCTCCTGGAACCGGGCGCAGCCGTCGGGCTACAAGATTGTGCGGGTGCGCTTCAACGAGCAGGGCCAGCCCCAGCAGTTCGAGGATTTCGTGACGGGCTGGCTGGTGGAGAACGACAAGTCGGAGTTTGGGCGGCCGTGCGCCATTGTGCAGGCCGCTGATGGGTCGCTGCTGGTGTCGGATGATGACAATGGTGTGATTTACCGCGTGGCGTATACGGGTGGCGGGAAGGCCGTGAAGAAGGAGAAGAAACGGGGCTGATTCACCGGCTTGCTTGGTGTATGTTTCATCTGATGTAGCTGTCATCCTGAGCAGCGCGAAGGACCTTATCCCGTTGAACGTAATGTTCCGGCAGGATAAGGTCCTTCGCACTGCTCAGGATGACAGCCTATTTTATGTACAGTGGCCACCTGCCTGTGGGCTCTCCTTCCCTTCTCCCGTATCTTGCCGCGGCATGAAGAAACTTTCGCGTAATCTGACCTTCCAGGTGCTCACAGCTATTGCGCTGGGGGTGCTGGTGGGCACGTTCTTTCCCGGGGTAGGCACGGCACTTGAGCCGCTAGGCAAGGTATTTATCAACCTGATTAAGATGCTCATCGGGCCCGTCATTTTCCTGACGGTAGTGCTGGGCATCGGTAGTATCGGCGACCTGAAGAAGGTGGGGCGCGTGGGCGGTAAGGCGCTGCTATACTTCGAAATCGTGACGTCGCTGGCGCTGCTGATTGGGGTGGCGGCAGCCAACCTGGCCAAGCCCGGCGCGGGCATCGACACAAGCGGCGTGGCCGCCAAAGCCGCCGAAACCCAGAAATATGCCGACCAGGCCGCCCACATGGACTGGGTGAGTTTCTTCACGCATATCGTGCCGGAGAGCTTCGTGGGGGCGTTTGCCAACGGCGACGTGCTACAGGTGCTGCTGGTGGCGGTGCTATTCGGGCTGGCTCTCACGAAGGTGGGCCCGGCGGTGAGTGCGCCGCTGATTGCTACGTTTGAGCGACTGAGCCACGTATTTTTCGGGGTGCTGGGCATGGTGATGAAGCTGGCGCCCATCGGGGCGTTTGGCGGCATGGCCTACACCATCGGCACCTATGGCCTCGATACGCTGCTGCCGCTGGCCAAGCTGATGGGCACAGTGTACCTGACCATGGCCCTGTTCATTTTCGGGGTGTTGGGCGGCATTGCGCGCTACTACAAGTTCAGTTTGTGGCGGCTGCTGGGTTTCATCAAGGAAGAGTTGCTGATTGTGCTGGGCACGTCGTCGTCGGAATCGGCACTGCCGCGGCTGATGGACAAGCTGGAAGCCTACGGCTGCGCGCGGCCGGTGGTGGGGCTGGTAGTGCCCACCGGCTACTCCTTCAACCTCGATGGCACGACGATATACCTCTCGATGGCCAGTATTTTCCTGGCGCAGGCCTTCAACGTGCCGCTCACGCTGGCGCAGCAGCTCACCATCATCGGAATTCTGATGCTCACCAGCAAGGGAGCGGCCGGTGTTACGGGTTCGGGGTTTGTGGTGCTGGCCTCCACGCTGGCCGCTACCAAAGTCATTCCCGTTGAGGGCATGGCCCTGCTGCTGGGCGTCGACCGGTTTATGTCGGAGGCCCGTGCCATCACCAACATCATCGGCAACGCGGTGGCCACGGTGGTCATTGCCAAGAGCGAAAACGCGTTTGACGAGGAGAAAAACCGCGCCGCACTGGCCGGGCTGATACTACCCGAGTCGGATACGGTGGGGTAGTACTCCACCACTCCGCTACAACCCCAGCCTCCGCAGAGCCAGCAGGCACAGCGCGACAGAGCCGGAAACCCGGATTTCGCCGCGCAGCACCAGGCCTTCTACCTCGTGCAGGGGCACCTGCACTACTTCGATGTTTTCGGTTTCGTCTAGGTGCTGCTCGGCTATCTGGCGCACGTCGCGGGCCAGGAAAAACGAGAGGGAGTTGGTGTCTTTGGTGGGGTTGTCGAACACTTCCAGCAGCGGCTCCACGGTGTCGGAGGCGTAGCCGGTTTCTTCCAGCAGCTCACGCCGGGCGGCTTCCAGCACGCAGGTTTCGCCTTCGTCTACCACGCCGCCGGGCAGCTCCAACAGAATCTGACCGGCGGCGTGCTTGTACTGCCGCACGAAAATCACCTGCCGGTCGGGGGTGAGCGGAAACACCAGCACCACGTGGGGCCGTACGCTCACGAAATAGTCATCGAGCTGCTGGCCGCTGGGCAACTGCACATGGTCGCGGCGCAGCGTATACCACGGATGCTCAAACACCAGCTCCGATTTCAGCGTTTTCCAGGGCTCGATTTTCTTTTCTTTGTCATGATGGTAGGCAGAAAGGCGCAATGTATACGGCCGTAGCCATTGCTGCGTAGTTTCGGCGGGCCGAAGCCCTGCTGACTTGCCTATCCGTTGCCTTTCCGTTTTGCCCTGCTCTATTCTATGCCTGCCCTTTCCCCCGACCTGCGCAAAGCCCTGCTCGCCCTACCCGAGAAAGAAAAAGACCAGCTGCTGGCGCGCCTGGTGGCGCAGGATGCCGTGCTGACAGAGCAACTGGCCTACCGGCTGCTTGAAGGCGACGACGCGCTGGAAAACCGGCGCCAACGCCTGCAAACGCAGGTAGACGACCCCGTACGCGGCTACCACCAGACGCCCAACGACCTGCTCCATATTGTGCGGCAGCTGCAGGCGCGGCTTGCGTACCACGCCAAAATCACGGGCGACACGCAGGGTGAAATCGAGCTGACGCTGCGCCTGCTTACCAATATTTTCCGGCACCAACCTGAGGCCGTGGCGCGCCTGCACGGCCCCACCCAGCCGCTGCTGCAGCACATGGCCCGCCGCACTGCCGATGTGCTCAAGCAGGTTGCCAAGCTTCATCCCGACTATTTAGTAGAGCTGGAGCCTGCCCTCAATGAGCTGCTGACGCTGCTATATGCGTCGGCGGCCGCGCCGCTGGCCCGGGAATTGGGCGTGCCCGTGAGAATTGAGAATTGAGAATTGAGAATTAGAAACGCACCTTATGTCAGGCCAGATTACACTGCTTTTTACCTCTTATTTTAGAGCCCGAAACTGGATAGGCAGCGTGTAGGCGACGCGCACAGGCTGGCCCTGCACGCGGCCGGGCATCCACCAGGGCATGATGCGGACAAGGCGTAGCGCTTCTTCGTCGAGGCCGGCGCCGAGGCCTTTTACCACCTTCGCATCCTGGATCCGGCCTTCTTCATCGATGATGAAACTGATGTGGACTTTGCCTTCCAGGCCTTTGCGCAGCGCCTCTTCGGGGTAGCGGATTTTGTCGCGCAGAAACCTCTGAAACGCCGGAGCGCCGCCGGGGAAGGCGGGCATTTGTTCGGCAATGTTGTACACCATCGGTACTGCTGCGGCTCCGGCTGCGCCAGCTTCGGGTTGCGTAAGGGCAGTAGTGCTGGCGGTTTGGGCTAGTAGCGGGCCAGCAAGCAGCACACACCAAGGCAGCAGAACAAGAATACGGAACATAGGAACGGGGCGTAACAAGTTGGCCGACAAAGCTACTTCCACCGCTAAGCGCGACTGTAACGCCAGCGTTATGCTTGCGTTGTGCTTCTGTTGGGTGCAGAAACCGTATCCTTTGGCAGCCAAAAGCTGTATCTTAACTACAGACCACTTCGCTCACTCTACTCTTACTGCTATGTCAACCCTGCCGTCTCCTGATAACGTGCGCCCACCCCAAAACCTGTCCGATGCCTCCCTGCGCCAAGCGCTGGACGAGTTGGACAGCAAAATCCGGACGTTACAAAACCGTGCGCATGCCACCACGGCAGGCGCCACGCACACCTACCACGAGCACATTGCCAGCTTGGAAGCCAAGCGCCACAAGCTGCAGGAGCGCCTGGGCCCCGCTTCCGAGCAAAACGCGGCCTCACCTGCCAACGACTCGGAGCGCAATACCTGGGACGAAATCTGGCGCGGCATCGAAAACCTGCGCGAAGATCTGCGTAACATCATTTAGGGCAGTTCCTGCTTTTACGCTGCTCTGCGTATCATAGCGGCACCTCGTGGGAGGTGCCGTTTTTTGTTGTGTAGGAATATCATTCGGCTGGGTGCCGGGCAGAAGGCCCAACGGGTCAGAAGGGATTTTGTGCCGTTCGGCCGCCGGATTTACCGTTCGCTCAAAAGCAGTTTCGGTTGGGCTGAGGACCGGCTAGGTTTACATCATCAATCAACCTTTCTCCTTCTTCCGCCATGAACCTGACCGCTACCCTCCGCCCGATTTTTGCCGCCCTGCTTTTCTCCGTTGCCTCCGTTGCCGCCTCTTCGCCAGCCCTGGCCGCGGCCCCAACCACCACTGCCAGCACCGCCGCCGACACTCCGGCCGCGCACCCCAACTTCACGGTGCGGGTAGTGGGCAAGGGCAAGCCCATGCTGCTGATTCCGGGCCTGACCTGCCCCGGCGCGGTGTGGGACGAAACGGTGGCCCGCTACCAGAGTCAGTATCAGTGCCACATCATCAGCCTGGCTGGTTTCGGGGGCAATGCCGCCCCGGCTTCCACGGACCAGTTGCTGCAAAACGTGCGCGACCAGCTACTGACCTATATCAAAGCGCAGAAATTGAATAAGCCGGTGGTGGTGGGCCATAGCTTGGGCGGGTTCATGGGCCTGTGGTTGAGCACCACGCAGCCCGATGCCATTGGCCAGCTGGTTATCGTCGATTCGCTGCCGTTCCTGGCGGCCGTTCAGAATCCGGCCCAGACGGTGGAAGGTGCCAAGCCCATGGCCGAAGGCATGCGCCAGCAGATGGCCGCCGGCAAGATGACCATGCCCCAGGCCCGCCAGATGAGCGCCGGCATGGTAACGGACACGGCCCGCATGACGCAACTGGCCCGCTGGAGCGTGGCCTCCAGCCCCGCCGCCGTAGCCCAGGCTATGTACGACCTGTTCACAACTGATTTGCGCCAGGATATTGCCCGCGTGCAGCAGCCGGTGCTGGTGCTAGGCGCCTGGGCAGCCTACAAGCAGTATGGTTCAACCAAGGAAAGCACCCGTGCCATTTTCGAGCAGCAGTACGCCAAACTGCCCCAGCACCGCATCGAAATGTCGGAGGCAGGCCGCCACTTTCTGATGTATGACGATACAGCCTGGTTTTTCCAGCAGACAGATGGTTTTCTGAAGCAGCATTACGTGACGAAGAAGTAAATCGGTAACTGCCCACTTATCTTGCTCCCGCTGTTATTCGGGCTCGGCCGGCACTATCGGGGCCGGGCCCGAATGCAGCGTTTTATTCCTGCCGCAACTGGCCTGCTTATGTTCTTCTACGCCTCAGTGCCCGCCCCCAGCCGCCTCTACTGGCGCGCGCAGCTCAGTGGCTGGACGCTATATTTCTGCTTCAACCTAGCCATTTTTTCTGCTTTCGGGCGCTTTACGACGGAGCTGCTGCTGAATGTAACGGCCATTGTGCTGCCGATGATAGGCCTCTCGCACTGGTTGCGCTACCACATCCTGGCCAATGGCTGGGAGCGGCTGGCACCAGTACCGCTGGTGGGGCGCCTGCTGGTCACGAATGCGTTGCTGTCGGTGCTGAGCCAAGTCATTATCTGGGCGCTGCTGATTTGGGTAGTGCGCCCTAGTCCGGATGGCAAGCCGCACGGATGGGCGCAGTTCATTGGCTATTCGCTCAACGTCAATTTTGTACTCTGGCTGTGGTCCGGCTTCTATTTCGGCT
This genomic window contains:
- a CDS encoding PQQ-dependent sugar dehydrogenase, yielding MTKAPLLLATALFAGLNTVTAQNVPPEATPFQMQGNIYLPRKLPATPERVASLKAPAGFTVSAYAEGLDMPRMLALAPNGDLYVSNRVKGTVTLLRDANKDGKVELTKQVAQKPHLHGLALKDGKLYMAAVRELYVADVKADGTLGELKTLYKDLPDAGQHANRTLQFGPDGKLYLSVGSTCNACDEDNPENATLLQVNTDGSGRTVYATGLRNTIGFDWHPTTKALFGMDHGIDWLGDEDQQEELNQLKPGGNYGWPSIIANGKPYPANKPKSGETYAQFDAKAVRPLLLYKAHSAPLGLVFNRSQQLPAEYQNTAFVTMHGSWNRAQPSGYKIVRVRFNEQGQPQQFEDFVTGWLVENDKSEFGRPCAIVQAADGSLLVSDDDNGVIYRVAYTGGGKAVKKEKKRG
- the dctA gene encoding C4-dicarboxylate transporter DctA; this encodes MKKLSRNLTFQVLTAIALGVLVGTFFPGVGTALEPLGKVFINLIKMLIGPVIFLTVVLGIGSIGDLKKVGRVGGKALLYFEIVTSLALLIGVAAANLAKPGAGIDTSGVAAKAAETQKYADQAAHMDWVSFFTHIVPESFVGAFANGDVLQVLLVAVLFGLALTKVGPAVSAPLIATFERLSHVFFGVLGMVMKLAPIGAFGGMAYTIGTYGLDTLLPLAKLMGTVYLTMALFIFGVLGGIARYYKFSLWRLLGFIKEELLIVLGTSSSESALPRLMDKLEAYGCARPVVGLVVPTGYSFNLDGTTIYLSMASIFLAQAFNVPLTLAQQLTIIGILMLTSKGAAGVTGSGFVVLASTLAATKVIPVEGMALLLGVDRFMSEARAITNIIGNAVATVVIAKSENAFDEEKNRAALAGLILPESDTVG
- a CDS encoding NUDIX hydrolase, which encodes MRLSAYHHDKEKKIEPWKTLKSELVFEHPWYTLRRDHVQLPSGQQLDDYFVSVRPHVVLVFPLTPDRQVIFVRQYKHAAGQILLELPGGVVDEGETCVLEAARRELLEETGYASDTVEPLLEVFDNPTKDTNSLSFFLARDVRQIAEQHLDETENIEVVQVPLHEVEGLVLRGEIRVSGSVALCLLALRRLGL
- a CDS encoding energy transducer TonB, which codes for MFRILVLLPWCVLLAGPLLAQTASTTALTQPEAGAAGAAAVPMVYNIAEQMPAFPGGAPAFQRFLRDKIRYPEEALRKGLEGKVHISFIIDEEGRIQDAKVVKGLGAGLDEEALRLVRIMPWWMPGRVQGQPVRVAYTLPIQFRALK
- a CDS encoding alpha/beta fold hydrolase: MNLTATLRPIFAALLFSVASVAASSPALAAAPTTTASTAADTPAAHPNFTVRVVGKGKPMLLIPGLTCPGAVWDETVARYQSQYQCHIISLAGFGGNAAPASTDQLLQNVRDQLLTYIKAQKLNKPVVVGHSLGGFMGLWLSTTQPDAIGQLVIVDSLPFLAAVQNPAQTVEGAKPMAEGMRQQMAAGKMTMPQARQMSAGMVTDTARMTQLARWSVASSPAAVAQAMYDLFTTDLRQDIARVQQPVLVLGAWAAYKQYGSTKESTRAIFEQQYAKLPQHRIEMSEAGRHFLMYDDTAWFFQQTDGFLKQHYVTKK